GTCTCCAACAGGTGCATGTGGATGCGGCGGCCGGTCTGCGCGGAATTCTCCGCGACCGCCTCCAGTAACGGCTTTGAGCACCATTGCACGCCGGCCGGGCCAAGCTGCACATCGACCTTGGGACCTGCGATGGCCGCCGCAATCGCATCGGTGAGCTCGATATAGCCTTTGGGCGACATCGGCGCGCGGACGAACATTTGCTCGATCGTGCCGCGATCGTCCTTGGAGAGGCCGGAGAGAGCCGGTTCTTCATCGCCGTACACCACCGGATTCTGGTCGCGCACCGCAAGCGCAAAGGCGATGCGGATACCGACGTCGGACGCCGCGCGCGCGATAGCGCTGGCCTCTTCCACCAGCGGCATGCCGCCGCTCGGACGGGTGTAATGGATCATCATCGCCGCGCAACCGGCGCGCGCCGAACGCGCCAGCGCCGAGGCCGCGGTCAGATAGGGATCGACCGGCGTGCCGAGCGCCGAGCGCAGGATCCAGCTTTCAAGGGGCATGCCGAGCGCGCCGAACGATGACGCTGGCGCGCGCGCATGGTCGTGGGCGTTGACGAAGGCGGGAAGCACGAGGGAGCGCGGACCGGTTGTGGGCGGCGTTGTCTCTGAGATGGAGGTGATGACGCCGTTGTCGTGCCGCAGCACGACGTTTTCGAGCAGGCCGCGGTCAGGGCCGGAGAACAGGTTATGTGCCGCAACTTCCATCGTCATGACGTACCCTCTCCGTCATTGCGAGCGAAGCGAAGCAATCCTTCCCGCCGCGGAAAGAAAGAATGGATTGCTTCGTCGCTCTGCTCCTCGCAATGACGAGGACGCGTCAGTTTGCAGTGTACACCAGCTCGCGCTCCGCGCGCGGCGGCAAAAATTCGCGCGAGAAAATCTCCGCGGGCGTGGGCGCGCGGGCGAGCTGATAGCCTTCGACGATGATGCCGATGGCGCGGGCCATGCGGTCGTCCTTGACGTCGCCGACGCCGATTTCCTTCATCTCGGGCGACACGATCAGCTTGTCGAAGGAATATTGCAGGCGGCGCTTTTCGACCTCGACATTGATCAAATTGTCGTAATTGACAGCGGCTTTCATCCCGGCGTTCTGGTCCTTGGCGATCGCGATCATGCCCTTGTTGACGGCGCGAACGAGGCCGGCGACGGCCTTCGGATTGGACGCCAAAAGCTTGCGCGAGACCATCACGCCGTTGGAATAGAGATCGAGGCCGTAATCGCCGAACTGGAACCATTTGTAGTCCTTGTCGGGATCCTGGCGGTTCAGCACGAGATTGAAGTAGCTCGTGATGTTGAACACCAGCGCGGCGTCGATGTCGCCCTTGATCAGCATCGGCTCCTGCAGGTTCGGCGCCATGTTGGAGATCTTGATCTTCTCGCCCTCGAGCTTGTTCTTCTGCGCGAACACCGGCAGCAGCCGCGTGGTCGGCGTGCCCTGCGCACCGCCGAGCGTATGGCCCTCAAAGTCCTTGATGGTGTTGATGCCGCTGGTCTTCTTGGTCACGATCGCAAACGGCGGCTGGTTCCAGATCATGTAGACCATGACCGGCGCATCCTGCGGCTTGGTCGAGGCGTTCTGGATGATGGCGTTGACGTCACCGAAGCCGGCGTCATAGGCGCCCGACATGATGCGCGTGACCGTGGCGCCGGAGCCCTCGCCCTGGTCGATCACGACGTTGAGGCCCTCCTCTTTGAAATAGCCGTTGTCCTTGGCATAGAAGAACGCGGCGTCGGAGCCTTGCGTCTTCCAGCCGAGGGTGAACTTGATCGTGGTTTCCTGGGCACATGCCGAGCCGGCGAACAAGGTAACTCCCAACAGCGCGGCACTTACTCTGGCTAACATCGTGGTCTCCTCGATTAAGGGTTGGATGGCGGTTGGTGAAAATCTTCATGTCGCGATCACGTCGTTCTTGCGGGTGGCCCAGCCGGTGACGCGGCCCTCGATCGCCGAGAAGATCACGTAGAGCGCAACGCCGAGGCCGGCGAGCACGAACAGGCCTGCGAACACCAGCGGCACGTTGAAATTGGAGGACGCGGTCATCATCACGTTGCCGATGCCGCGGTTCGATGCGACGGTCTCCGACAGCACCGCGCCGACAAAGGCGTAGGAAATCGCGACCTTCAGCGAGGCAAAGAAGAACGGCATCGTCCGCGGCAGCCCGACATTCCAGAGAATATCGAACTTGCTGGCGCCGAGCGCCTTCAGCACGTCCTCCAGTTCGGGTTCGGTGGTCGCGAGCCCCGTCGCGATGTTGACCACGATCGGAAAGAAGCAGATCGAGAGCGCGGTCAGCACCGCCGGCACCGAGCCGGAGCCGAACCACAACACGAAGATCGGCACCACCGCGACCTTCGGGATCGAGGAGAAACCGACCAGCAGCGGATAAGCCGTGTCATAGGCGGTCTTCGAAACGCCGATTACCGCACCGAGTACGACGCCGAGGCCGACGCCGAGCACGAAACCGATCATCGTCGTCGCTAGCGTCTGCAGAATGTGCGGCAACAGGATCGGGAATTTTTCAAACAGCGTCACGAAAACCTGCGACGGGCGCGGCAGCACGAGATCGGACATGCCCGTCATCAGGCAGAACAATTCCCAGGCGACGAAGAACAGCACGATCAGTGCCGCCGACCAGGCCTTCTGGCGATAATCGAGATCGGGCATGGTCAGGCCGCTCCCTGCGCTGAGGCCGTTCTGGCATCGACAATGAAGGCGCGCAGCTTCTGGTTCAGTGCGACGAAATCCGGCTCGAACGTCATCGCGACCGTGCGCGGGCGGGCGAAGGTGACGTGGCTGTCATCGAGGATGCGGCCGGGCCGCGCGCTCATCACGCAGATGCGGCTGCCGAGAAACGCCGCCTCGCGCAGGTCGTGCGTCACCAGGAGCACGGTCGGCTGGTGGGCGATCCAAAGATCCTGCAGGATCGACCACAGCTCTTCCCGCGTGAACTGATCGAGCGCGCCAAAGGGCTCGTCGAGCAGCAGCATGCGCGGCTCGTGGATCAGCGCGCGGCACAGGTTGGCGCGCTGAAGCATGCCGCCCGAGAGTTGCCAGGGGTAGCGGTTGCCAAAGCCCTTGAGGCCGACCTGCTCCAGCAGCGCATTGGCCTTGTCGCGGAATTCGGTCTTGCGGAGTTTTCGGAATTGCGAACGGAACGGTTCGACGATCTTGAGCGGCAGCATGATGTTCCGCTCGATCGTCATCCAGGGCAGCATGGTCGGGTTCTGGAACGCCATGCCGACGCGCAAGGCGCGCGCCGCGACTTCCCGGCCGCCGACGATGACCACGCCGGTGGATGGTTGCACCAGCCCGCTCACGAGCCGCAGGATGGTGGACTTGCCGCATCCGGAAGGCCCGACCAGGGCGACGAACTCGCCATCGGCGATCCGCAGCGTCGTCGTGGCAAGGGCCGGCACCGCGCGGGCGCCGCGGCCGAAGGTGACCGAGGCCTCAGAGAGCTCGATGGCAATGGGTGCGGCAGAAGCCGGAACCGGCAGGCCAGAGAATTCTGAATTTGGTTGCATGCGCATCATGGCTGGAAGTGCATGCAAGCCGAATGCCAGCAAAACCCGTGCGCCAAATCAATGGGATCGCGGCAAGCCCACAGATCCAACGGATTCCTTTTGTGCAATTACCCGATCAAACTGCATGCAATTGAGGCGCTCAATTGTTGGCCAATTGTGATAGGAAACGCCATCCGAAGCACTTCCCTCAGGATTTCGCCGATGGCGCCTCGTTCCGCCAGCAAGTCAGCCGTACCATCCGACAAGGTCGGCGTGATCTGCCGCGCGCTTCGCCGTGCCATCATTGAGCAGGCGCTGGAGCCCGGCGCAAAACTGCCGGAGGATTCGCTTGGGGAAAGGTTCGGCGTCAGCCGCACCATCGCCCGCCATGCACTGGGACAACTCGCCGCGGAAGGCCTCGTCGAGCTTCGCCGCAACCGGATCGCCGTCGTGGCGACGCCGAGCTGGCAGGAAGCCCGCGATGCCTTTGATATCCGGATCGAGCTCGAACGCCTCGTGGTGCGTCAGCTCGCCGGCAAGCTGACCAAGAGCCAGGTCGCCGAGCTCAACGCCCATGTCGATGCCGAGGACCGCGCCCGCGACGGCTCGGACGCGGTGTCGCTCAGGCTGGCAACAGAATTTCACATCCTGCTCGCCAACATGACGAACAGTCCGATCCTGGTGCGTTACGTCAGCGAGGTCGCCTACCGCTGCTGCCTGACACTGTCGCTGTACAGCCGCCCGCATTCCTCGGAATGCGCGATCAACGAGCATCGCGCGATCATCGCGGCGCTGGTCAAGGGCGACGAGAGCAAGGTGATGGGCCTGATGCACAGCCATCTGGATTCGGTCGCCAATCGCGCGCTGGTCGCCCCTGCCCCGCAGCGCGGCCGCGATTTGCTGGATATTCTGGCGCCTTATGCGGAGGAAAGCGGCGACGGCAGCCGTGTGGTGAAACTGCCGAAGGTGGTCAGGGCGAGGTAGTCGCGGCCGCCGCTCTATCTCCGTCATCCTGAGGAGCGCGCTCTTGCGCGCGTCTCGAAGGATCGACGGCCACCAGCCGGGCCGCTCATCCTTCGAGGCTCGCAAGCGCTCGCACCTCAGGATGACGGGGCAAGGGTGAGATGCGTGCTACGCCTCAATCCCCCGCTGCACCAGAATGCGCTCGGCGCTGTCGTTCCAGACATCCATCTTCACGATCTGGCCGCCCCTCACCACGAAACGGTCGACATAGCGGTTGCCTTCGAACGGCGCGCCGTCGATCCATTCGCCGTAGAGCGTGCCGATGCTGTAGACGACGGTCTCGGCCGCGCCGGGACAGACGTCGAAGCGGTCCATCTTCTTCTTGACCCAGCGATAGCGCCGCGCGTTGAAGCCGGTCGGCCCGCGCGGATGGTCGAACTCACGCCCGCCAGTGAAGGTGATGATCGTGCCGGGCTTCATGTAGGCCGCGGCGGCATCGGGATCCGGGATCATCGACGCCGTGAGATAGGCCTCGACCACCTCGGCGTCGGACATTCGTTCAACGTCGTCGTTGGGTTCGGCTTTGGCGGCAACGGACATGGCGGTTTCTCCTGATCGATAATACTACAATCGGACCGTCAAACTGCATGCACATATTTTGAACAATTGAGCCTCAGAACTGCACACAATCTGGAGCTGCCCGGCGCGCGCGCTTCCGCTAGGTTCGGATCAGCTCCAGCCCGCTCGGACCCATGAACGCGAAAACGGCCTTCGACCTCATCTTCCGTAACGCCAGAACCCGGTTCTCACCCATCCCGGTCGATATCGGCGTCGCGGGCGGGCGTATCGCCGCCATCGAACCCCGGCTTGCCTGTGAAGCGGCCGAGATCGATGTCAGCGGCAGGCTCGCTTTGCCCGGCTTCGTCGACACGCATATTCATCTCGACAAGGCCTGCCTGCTCGGCCGCTGCGGGCACGACCACGGCAGCGTGGCAGAGGCTATCGCCGCGGTCGCGGCCATGAAGCGCGAATTTACGGTCGAGGACGTTTACGCGCGCGGAGCAAGAGTGATCGAGCGCGCCATCGTGCATGGCACCACCCGCATGCGCACCCATGTCGAAATCGATCCGCGCATAGGCTTGCGCGGCTTTGAGGCGGTCAAGGCGCTGAAGCGCGACTATTCCTGGGCGCTCGATCTTTCGATCTGCGTGTTTCCGCAGGAAGGCCTGACCAACGATCCCGGCGCGGAGGAACTCTTGATTGCGGCGCTGCGCGACGGCGGCGACGCGATCGGCGGCTGCCCCTATATGGACACCGACCCGAACGCGCATGTCCAAAAGCTGTTCGACCTGGCGCAGCAATTCGATGTCGATGTCGACCTGCACCTCGATTTCGATCTCGATCCGTCCTGGTGGCATCTCGAAGAGGTCTGCCGGCAGACCGAACGGCGCAATTACCAGGGCCGCGTCGCGATCGGCCATGCGACGAAACTGTCCGCGCTGCCGCCGGACCGGCTGAAGGCGGCGACGGCGCGTTTGGCCAAATCAGGCGTCGCCGTCACCGTGCTGCCCGCGACCGATCTCTATCTGATGGGCCGCGACGCCACGCATAATGCGCCGCGCGGGCTGACCGTGGCACACAAGCTCGTTGAGAACGGCGTCGTGTGTTCGATCGCGACCAACAATGTGCTCAATCCCTTCACGCCGTTCGGCGATGCCTCGTTGCTGCGGATGGCGAATTTCTACGCCAATGTCGCGCATGCCGGCATTAGCG
This portion of the Bradyrhizobium sp. AZCC 2262 genome encodes:
- a CDS encoding ABC transporter substrate-binding protein; the protein is MLARVSAALLGVTLFAGSACAQETTIKFTLGWKTQGSDAAFFYAKDNGYFKEEGLNVVIDQGEGSGATVTRIMSGAYDAGFGDVNAIIQNASTKPQDAPVMVYMIWNQPPFAIVTKKTSGINTIKDFEGHTLGGAQGTPTTRLLPVFAQKNKLEGEKIKISNMAPNLQEPMLIKGDIDAALVFNITSYFNLVLNRQDPDKDYKWFQFGDYGLDLYSNGVMVSRKLLASNPKAVAGLVRAVNKGMIAIAKDQNAGMKAAVNYDNLINVEVEKRRLQYSFDKLIVSPEMKEIGVGDVKDDRMARAIGIIVEGYQLARAPTPAEIFSREFLPPRAERELVYTAN
- a CDS encoding ABC transporter permease, which gives rise to MPDLDYRQKAWSAALIVLFFVAWELFCLMTGMSDLVLPRPSQVFVTLFEKFPILLPHILQTLATTMIGFVLGVGLGVVLGAVIGVSKTAYDTAYPLLVGFSSIPKVAVVPIFVLWFGSGSVPAVLTALSICFFPIVVNIATGLATTEPELEDVLKALGASKFDILWNVGLPRTMPFFFASLKVAISYAFVGAVLSETVASNRGIGNVMMTASSNFNVPLVFAGLFVLAGLGVALYVIFSAIEGRVTGWATRKNDVIAT
- a CDS encoding ABC transporter ATP-binding protein, with protein sequence MQPNSEFSGLPVPASAAPIAIELSEASVTFGRGARAVPALATTTLRIADGEFVALVGPSGCGKSTILRLVSGLVQPSTGVVIVGGREVAARALRVGMAFQNPTMLPWMTIERNIMLPLKIVEPFRSQFRKLRKTEFRDKANALLEQVGLKGFGNRYPWQLSGGMLQRANLCRALIHEPRMLLLDEPFGALDQFTREELWSILQDLWIAHQPTVLLVTHDLREAAFLGSRICVMSARPGRILDDSHVTFARPRTVAMTFEPDFVALNQKLRAFIVDARTASAQGAA
- a CDS encoding GntR family transcriptional regulator, whose protein sequence is MAPRSASKSAVPSDKVGVICRALRRAIIEQALEPGAKLPEDSLGERFGVSRTIARHALGQLAAEGLVELRRNRIAVVATPSWQEARDAFDIRIELERLVVRQLAGKLTKSQVAELNAHVDAEDRARDGSDAVSLRLATEFHILLANMTNSPILVRYVSEVAYRCCLTLSLYSRPHSSECAINEHRAIIAALVKGDESKVMGLMHSHLDSVANRALVAPAPQRGRDLLDILAPYAEESGDGSRVVKLPKVVRAR
- a CDS encoding nuclear transport factor 2 family protein; the encoded protein is MSVAAKAEPNDDVERMSDAEVVEAYLTASMIPDPDAAAAYMKPGTIITFTGGREFDHPRGPTGFNARRYRWVKKKMDRFDVCPGAAETVVYSIGTLYGEWIDGAPFEGNRYVDRFVVRGGQIVKMDVWNDSAERILVQRGIEA
- a CDS encoding amidohydrolase family protein, whose translation is MNAKTAFDLIFRNARTRFSPIPVDIGVAGGRIAAIEPRLACEAAEIDVSGRLALPGFVDTHIHLDKACLLGRCGHDHGSVAEAIAAVAAMKREFTVEDVYARGARVIERAIVHGTTRMRTHVEIDPRIGLRGFEAVKALKRDYSWALDLSICVFPQEGLTNDPGAEELLIAALRDGGDAIGGCPYMDTDPNAHVQKLFDLAQQFDVDVDLHLDFDLDPSWWHLEEVCRQTERRNYQGRVAIGHATKLSALPPDRLKAATARLAKSGVAVTVLPATDLYLMGRDATHNAPRGLTVAHKLVENGVVCSIATNNVLNPFTPFGDASLLRMANFYANVAHAGISEFDACLDLVTELPARLMNLRDYGIAPGNPADLIVLDTDSGLNAIAELPDMLMGFKNGRQVFERQKPKLFPPTA